In the genome of Pseudomonas fluorescens, the window CGCCGTCTCGACCCTGATCCTGGGCGTCTCGGTGCTGTTCGTCACGCTCTCTTATCTGCTGGGCAAAAAGAAAACCTGAACCTTCTACGTACTGTGGGGAAATAGCATGAGCAAGTTGATTGCAAGCATCGGCACTTCGTTGTTCCTGACTTTACCGCTGACCATGGTCGGCAGCGTTCAGGCCGCGGAAAAACTCAACGTGGTGAGCTGGAGCGGCTACTTTTCACCGGAGATTCTCGCCAAGTTCCAGAAGCAAACCGGCATCGAAGTCACAGTCGACTCCTACGATTCCAACGAAACCCTGCTGGCCAAATTGAAACAGGGCGGTGCCGGTTATGACGTGGCGATCCCGTCGCACCAGTTCGTGCCGATCCTGATCAAGGAAAAACTGCTGGAGCGTTTCGACCCGGTCAGCCAGCCCTACTACGCCAGCGTCGTCGACAACCTGAAAAAACCCACCTGGGACCCGGAAGGCGCCTACTCCGTGCCGTTCATTTGGGGCACCACCAGCGTGGTGCTCAACACCGAGCGCTACAAGGGCCCCACCGACAGCCTCAAGGTGCTTTACGAGCCGCCGGCCGAACTGCAAGGGCGGATCAACATGTTCGACTCGGTCAGCGACGTGGTGGACATGGCCAGCCTGTACCTGAACATTCCGCTGTGCAGTGAAGACCCGAAGCAGATGCAGCAGGTCCTGACCCTGCTCAAGGCGCAGAAACCCTTCGTCAAGACCTACAGTTCCAAGGCCGGTTCGATCCGCGAAAACCTCGCCTCGGGTGAAATCGACATGTCGACCTTCTGGGGCGGCTCGTCGATGCGCGCCCGGGAGATGAAACCGAGCCTGAAATACCTTTACCCAAAAGAAGGTGTACTGGCCTGGGTCGACAACATGGTCATCCCGACCGGCAGCAAGAACCCAGCGAACGCCAAGGCCTTCATCGCGTTCCTCAGCCAGCCTGAAAACGCGGCGATGACCCAGAACTTCCTCAAGCACCAAAGCCCGATCAAGGGTGTGGAACCCTTCCTCGATGCGGGCCTGAAGGACGCGCCGGAGCTGCACATTCCCGAAGGCACCAACGTGGTGTTCAGCAAGACCTGCGGCGAAGGCGCAATCCGCCTGGCCGACCGTCTCTGGACCAACCTGATGCGTTGATCTCTACCGCCCCGACGCAAATGGCGGGGCGTTTTTCCAGCCGTCTGAAAGGCCGCTTGCAATGAACTCGAATAACATCAGCGAACTGGTCCTGTTGCAGGCCCATGAGCTCGCCGAACGCATCCGCCTGCGCCAGGTTTCCTGCCGGGAAGTGATGCAGACTTATCTTGCCCATATCGAACGCTTCAACCCGCAGGTCAATGCGCTGGTGAGCCTGCAAGCGCCGCAAGACCTGCTGGCCCAGGCCGATATCCGCGACGCCGAACTGGCGAAAGGTCAATACCGTGGCTGGATGCACGGCCTGCCCCACGCCATCAAGGACTTGTCCCTGACCCGCGGCATCCGCACCACCCTGGGTTCGCCGCTGTACAAGGACTTCATCCCCGAACGCGACGGCATCATGGTCGAGCGGATCAAAGCGGCGGGCGCGATCATCATCGGCAAGAGCAACACCCCGGAATTCGGCCTCGGTTCGCAAAGCTATAACCCGCTGTTCGGCGCGACCGGTTGTGCCTACGACCCGAGCAAGACCGCTGGGGGCAGCAGCGGCGGCGCGGCGGCGGCGTTGGCCATGCACCTGGTGCCGGTGGCCGACGGCAGCGACATGATGGGCTCGCTGCGCAACCCGGCGGCCTTCAACAACATCTTCGGTTTCCGTCCGTCCCAGGGCCGCGTGCCCTTCGATGACAGTGCCGATCTGTTTATCGACCAACTCGGCTACGAAGGCCCCATGGCTCGCAGCGTGCGCGATGCAGCGTTGCTGTTGTCGGTGCAGGCCGGGGCCGATGCGCGGGCGCCGCTATCGATTGCCGAATCGGGCAGCGCCTTTGCCGCACCGCTGGATCGAGACTTCAAAGGCACGCGTCTGGGCTGGCTCGGCGACTTCAACGGCTACCTGCCGATGGAGCAAGGCATCCTCTCGCTATGCGAGAAGGCCTTTGCCGACTTCGAAAGCCTGGGTTGCCACATTGAACCCGTTCAATCCAAATTCGCGCCAGAGAAGCTGTGGAGCAGTTGGCGGACATTGCGCCACTGGATGGTCGCCGGCTCGTTGGGCGCGACTTATGCCGACCCGCAAAAACGGGCGCTGTTGAAACCGGAAGCCTGCTGGGAAGTGGAAAACGGCCTGAAACTCTCGGCCACTGACGTGTTTGCCGCCTCGGTGACGCGCAGCGACTGGTATCGGGCGATCTCCAGGCTATTCGAAAAATACGACTATCTGCTGCTGCCCAGCGCCCAGGTATTCCCGTTCGATAAAACCCAACCGTGGCCTGCCTCCATCGAAGGCGTGACCATGGACACCTATCACCGCTGGATGGAGGTGGTGATTCCCGGCACCTTGTCCGGCTGCCCGGTGGCTAACGTACAAGTGGGCTTCAACCAGAACGGCCTGCCCATGGGCCTGCAGATCATCGGCAGACACCAGGCCGACTTCGCTGTCCTGCAACTGGCGCACGCGTACGAACAGGCCAGCCGCTGGTTCCAGCGCTGCCCTTCACCCCTGCTCAGAGGATAGATTTTGATAAACGGTTGAAAGCGCAGAGAAATATTTTAGATTTGTGCTTGACGCATCCCCGTTACCGGTGAATAATGCGCGCCACTTGGCTACATAGCTCAGTTGGTTAGAGCATAGCATTCATAATGCTGGGGTCCGGGGTTCAAGTCCCTGTGTAGCCACCAAGTACTAAAAACGGCTTACCGCAAGGTAAGCCGTTTTTTTATGCCTCGATAAAAGTGGGCCGCGGTTGCAGGAAATCCTGAACCGCACACACCCGTCGATCAGGTTCGAATCGTCGGCAATGCGGCCAATGCCCGCTCCCAGATCTGCCACGTCCGCAACCAGACCATCGCCTGCCAATCGCTGTCGGCGGGATAGAACTGCTCAAGCAGATTCAACTTGATCTCGCGCCCGACTGCATCACTCGGGTTGCCATGCAGATGCAGCCAGTGGTCATCGCGCAGATGACGGTGAACGTCCGGCCCCGGATAAGTCCCGCACTCGATGACAAACGGCATCAGCCGCACCTGCGGCAGCGCATTGATCAGTGCTTGCGAGGTGTAGCCCGTGGCCGTTGCCGCCACGCCGGTTTCGCTCAGGGTGTCGGCGCCGGTTTGCAGGCTGTAGAGCCACGGACCATAAATCGCCTGCGCATCCGCCAGCGCCGGATAGGCGGACTCGGTGATGGTCAACAACATCGGATGACCGTACTCGCCAGCGCCCGTGTGCAAGTCGAAACACATGGCGACCTCGGCATGGGCCACGTGCTTTTGCACGATCTTGTGCAACGTGCGGTTCGACCAGCTCGGCGCCAGCCCGCCGAAAAACAGGCCGTCGGGATGAGCATGCTGACCGCCCTCGACAATCGACATGACTGCCGGCCAGCCGTGCAGGCGAATCTGCTCGTCGAGCAAGGCATCGGCGCGATCACGCTGCGGGCCACGCAACTGCGGGCAGGCATAGATTTCATGCAGGGCGTTGTAGGCCTGGTTGTCCGGCAGCGGGCGCTGGAAATCCAGGTGATTGCGGTTCAGGTCGATGTTGTCTTCGTTGACCCTTCGCAACCACGCCATGCCCCAAGGGTTGATGGCATGGATCATGACCACGGCGACATCCGTTGGCAGGGAACGCTTGCCCAACTCCTGCAGCCATTTGATCTGGCAGCCCGAGCCATAGAAGCCTTCGACCCCGTGAGTGCCGCTCAACGCGATCAGCAGCCGCTTGGCGCCCGGATCACCCAGCACCGCCACATCGGTACTCAGGGGTTCGCCGAACGGTCCTTTGAGCGGGTGTGGATACTCCGTCAGCGTTGCGCCTGCCGTGGTCGCGGCGGCCAGGAACTGTTCACGCTGGGTGCGATAGCTGGACTGGGTGGGGAACTCGGTTTGCATGTCTGCCTCTTGTTGATTTTCCGGCCTGCCCGTTGGCAACGACCCTACAGAAAATCCCGCCATTGATGAAGGACAAAAACGTCTGTGCCGCAGGACCCGGTTTGCTTCCCTCCCGGTCGGCCGATAAAGTCGGCTGATCGTAGATCCAACGGACGGAGTACCCCACGTGTTCTCAACCTTCCCTTTGCGCCGCTATCGCCTGCCAGCCCTGATTCTGCTCGCCAGTGCCTTGACCCTGGCCGCATGCAACAACGCTTCGGTGCCGACGCTGCCGCTCCCGCTCGCACCGGAAAGCGCTTCCGGTTTTCGCACCGACCTGCGCACCCAACACGCCGAAAAATACATGGCCGCGGCGGCCAACCCGCTGGCGGCCGAAGCTGGGCGGGAGATACTGCGCCGGGGCGGCTCGGCCATCGACGCGGCAATTGCGATGCAAGCGGTGTTGACGCTGGTCGAGCCGCAGTCTTCGGGCATTGGTGGCGGCGCTCTGATCGTACTCTGGGATGGCAAGGCCGTGCGCACCTACGACGGACGTGAAACCGCCCCGGCCGGCGCGACGGAGAAGCTTTTCCTGCAAGCCAACGGACAACCGATGGGGTTCACCCAAGCGCAGATTGGCGGCCGCTCGGTGGGCACGCCCGGCGTGCTGCGCGCCCTGGAACTGGCCCATCAAAAACACGGACGCCTGCCCTGGGCGCAGCTGTTTGAACCGGCCATCCAGCTCGCCGAGCAAGGCTTCGCCATTTCGCCACGCCTGCACCGGTTGATCGCCGCGGATCCGTCCATGCCGCGCTCGCCGGAAATGATGGCGTACTTTCGTAATGCTGATGGCAGCCCAAAAGCCGCCGGCACAAACCTGAAGAACCCGGCACTGGCCGCCGTACTCAAGCGCATCGCCCATGAAGGCCCGGACGCCCTGTACAAAGGCCCGGTCGCCGAGGAAATCGCGACCAAGGTTCAGGGACACGCCAACCCCGGCAGCTTGTCCGTAAGCGACCTCGCCAACTACCAGGCCAAGGAGCGCGCGCCGCTGTGCACCGACTACAAGCGCTGGCAAGTCTGCGGCATGCCGCCGCCATCGTCGGGCGGGATCGCCGTGGCGCAGATCCTCGGCACATTGCAAGCCCTGGAGACTCGCGACAAGCGCCTGGCGCTGGCGCCGCTGAAACCGGTCAAGACCACGGCCCCGGCCGGCATCGAACCCGATCCGCAAGCCGTGCATCTGATTTCCGAGGCCGAACGCCTGGCCTACGCCGACCGCGCACAATACTTAGCCGACGCAGACTTCGTCCCCGTGCCGGTCAAGGGCTTGGTCGACCCGGCCTACCTCGCCAGTCGCGCCGCCCTGATCGGCGAACGCAGCATGGGCACGGCCAAACCCGGCACTCCGCCGGGCATCCGGGTGGCCTATGCGCCGGACCGTTCGCCGCTGCGGATTTCCACCTCGCAAGTGGTGGCCGTCGATGATGCAGGCGGTGCCGTGTCGATGACCACCACCATCGAGTCGGCGTTCGGCTCCCACATCATGGTTCAGGGCTTCATGCTCAACAACGAGATGACCGACTTCTCGTTCATCCCCGAGGAAAACGGGCAAAAAGTCGCCAACCGCGTCGAGCCCGGCAAACGCCCGCGCTCCTCCATGGCCCCGACCCTGATCTTCGACCGCCAGAGCGGCGAATTCCTCGCCACCGTCGGCTCCCCCGGCGGCTCGCAAATCATCGAATACGTGGCCAAATCCACCATCGGCCTGCTCGACTGGAACCTCGATGCGCAAGCCGCCATCAACCTGCCCAACTTCGGCAGCCGCAACGGCCCGACTGAACTGGAACAGGGGCAGTTCAGCCCGACGTTGATTCAGGCGCTGAAAGACAAAGGGCACAGCGTGAGCGAAATCGACATGACCAGCGGCACCCAGGCGATTGTTCGGGTCAAGGACGCCCAAGGCAAAGCGTCGCTGACAGGCGGGGCCGATCCGCGGCGTGAGGGGCAAGCGTTGGGGGATTGAGTCGTACGCAGGGATGAGAAAGGGCTTACCGGTGGGTAGGCCCTTTGTACATGAGCAAGTCGCTATCTACTGATTTTCAATCCCTGCCGAACCTGGTGTTTTTCCAACGCCAGCTCGATCAGTCGCGTCACCA includes:
- a CDS encoding extracellular solute-binding protein, which codes for MSKLIASIGTSLFLTLPLTMVGSVQAAEKLNVVSWSGYFSPEILAKFQKQTGIEVTVDSYDSNETLLAKLKQGGAGYDVAIPSHQFVPILIKEKLLERFDPVSQPYYASVVDNLKKPTWDPEGAYSVPFIWGTTSVVLNTERYKGPTDSLKVLYEPPAELQGRINMFDSVSDVVDMASLYLNIPLCSEDPKQMQQVLTLLKAQKPFVKTYSSKAGSIRENLASGEIDMSTFWGGSSMRAREMKPSLKYLYPKEGVLAWVDNMVIPTGSKNPANAKAFIAFLSQPENAAMTQNFLKHQSPIKGVEPFLDAGLKDAPELHIPEGTNVVFSKTCGEGAIRLADRLWTNLMR
- a CDS encoding amidase, which encodes MNSNNISELVLLQAHELAERIRLRQVSCREVMQTYLAHIERFNPQVNALVSLQAPQDLLAQADIRDAELAKGQYRGWMHGLPHAIKDLSLTRGIRTTLGSPLYKDFIPERDGIMVERIKAAGAIIIGKSNTPEFGLGSQSYNPLFGATGCAYDPSKTAGGSSGGAAAALAMHLVPVADGSDMMGSLRNPAAFNNIFGFRPSQGRVPFDDSADLFIDQLGYEGPMARSVRDAALLLSVQAGADARAPLSIAESGSAFAAPLDRDFKGTRLGWLGDFNGYLPMEQGILSLCEKAFADFESLGCHIEPVQSKFAPEKLWSSWRTLRHWMVAGSLGATYADPQKRALLKPEACWEVENGLKLSATDVFAASVTRSDWYRAISRLFEKYDYLLLPSAQVFPFDKTQPWPASIEGVTMDTYHRWMEVVIPGTLSGCPVANVQVGFNQNGLPMGLQIIGRHQADFAVLQLAHAYEQASRWFQRCPSPLLRG
- a CDS encoding DUF2817 domain-containing protein, giving the protein MQTEFPTQSSYRTQREQFLAAATTAGATLTEYPHPLKGPFGEPLSTDVAVLGDPGAKRLLIALSGTHGVEGFYGSGCQIKWLQELGKRSLPTDVAVVMIHAINPWGMAWLRRVNEDNIDLNRNHLDFQRPLPDNQAYNALHEIYACPQLRGPQRDRADALLDEQIRLHGWPAVMSIVEGGQHAHPDGLFFGGLAPSWSNRTLHKIVQKHVAHAEVAMCFDLHTGAGEYGHPMLLTITESAYPALADAQAIYGPWLYSLQTGADTLSETGVAATATGYTSQALINALPQVRLMPFVIECGTYPGPDVHRHLRDDHWLHLHGNPSDAVGREIKLNLLEQFYPADSDWQAMVWLRTWQIWERALAALPTIRT
- the ggt gene encoding gamma-glutamyltransferase, producing the protein MFSTFPLRRYRLPALILLASALTLAACNNASVPTLPLPLAPESASGFRTDLRTQHAEKYMAAAANPLAAEAGREILRRGGSAIDAAIAMQAVLTLVEPQSSGIGGGALIVLWDGKAVRTYDGRETAPAGATEKLFLQANGQPMGFTQAQIGGRSVGTPGVLRALELAHQKHGRLPWAQLFEPAIQLAEQGFAISPRLHRLIAADPSMPRSPEMMAYFRNADGSPKAAGTNLKNPALAAVLKRIAHEGPDALYKGPVAEEIATKVQGHANPGSLSVSDLANYQAKERAPLCTDYKRWQVCGMPPPSSGGIAVAQILGTLQALETRDKRLALAPLKPVKTTAPAGIEPDPQAVHLISEAERLAYADRAQYLADADFVPVPVKGLVDPAYLASRAALIGERSMGTAKPGTPPGIRVAYAPDRSPLRISTSQVVAVDDAGGAVSMTTTIESAFGSHIMVQGFMLNNEMTDFSFIPEENGQKVANRVEPGKRPRSSMAPTLIFDRQSGEFLATVGSPGGSQIIEYVAKSTIGLLDWNLDAQAAINLPNFGSRNGPTELEQGQFSPTLIQALKDKGHSVSEIDMTSGTQAIVRVKDAQGKASLTGGADPRREGQALGD